Proteins encoded together in one Triticum dicoccoides isolate Atlit2015 ecotype Zavitan chromosome 7B, WEW_v2.0, whole genome shotgun sequence window:
- the LOC119338080 gene encoding beta-glucosidase 38-like, whose protein sequence is MELLRAVVLLSLALLANGRDTDLSRDSFPKGFVFGTASSAYQVEGNSLKYGRGPCIWDTFLKFPGATPDNATANVTVDEYHRYMDDVDNMVRVGFDAYRFSISWSRIFPSGIGRVNKDGVDYYHRLINYMLANNITPYVVLYHYDLPEVLNNQYNGWLSPRVVPDFAAFADFCFKTYGDRVKNWFTINEPRMMAWHGYGDGFFAPGRCTGCRFGGNSATEPYIAGHHLLLAHAAAVKVYRDKHQRVQKGTIGILLDFVWYEPLTYTVEDEYAAHRAREFTLGWYMHPITFGHYPETMQKLVGSRLPTFTPEQSKLVQGSADIIGINHYTTYYVKHHENLTHMSYATDWQAQLLFDRNGVPIGKQAFSKWLYVVPWGFYKAVMHVKNKFRDPLILIGENGIDQSGSDTLPHALYDTFRIDYFDQYLHELKRAIADGARVTGYFAWSLLDNFEWRMGFTSKFGLVYVDRKTFTRYPKDSTRWFRKVIKSEEY, encoded by the exons ATGGAGCTCCTCCGCGCGGTCGTCCTGCTCTCCCTGGCGCTCCTGGCCAACGGCCGGGACACCGACCTCTCCCGGGACAGCTTCCCCAAGGGCTTCGTCTTCGGCACCGCCTCGTCGGCGTACCAGGTGGAGGGCAACTCCCTCAAGTACGGCCGCGGGCCCTGCATCTGGGACACCTTCCTCAAGTTTCCAG GTGCCACTCCCGACAACGCCACCGCCAACGTGACCGTCGACGAGTACCATCGCTACATG GACGATGTGGACAACATGGTGAGGGTGGGCTTCGACGCCTACCGCTTCTCCATCTCCTGGTCGCGCATTTTCCCCA GTGGGATCGGGAGGGTCAACAAAGACGGCGTGGACTACTACCACAGGCTCATCAACTACATGCTCGCCAACA ATATCACTCCGTACGTCGTGCTCTACCACTACGACCTCCCCGAGGTCCTCAACAACCAGTACAACGGCTGGCTCAGCCCCAGGGTCGT GCCCGACTTCGCGGCTTTCGCCGACTTCTGCTTCAAGACGTACGGCGACCGGGTGAAGAACTGGTTCACCATCAACGAGCCGCGGATGATGGCCTGGCACGGCTACGGCGACGGCTTCTTCGCCCCCGGCAGGTGCACCGGCTGCCGGTTCGGCGGCAACTCCGCCACGGAGCCCTACATCGccggccaccacctcctcctcgcgCACGCCGCCGCCGTCAAGGTATACCGCGACAAGCACCAGCGCGTGCAGAAGGGCACCATCGGCATCCTCCTGGACTTCGTGTGGTACGAGCCGCTGACCTATACCGTGGAGGACGAGTACGCGGCGCACAGGGCGAGGGAGTTCACCCTTGGCTG GTACATGCACCCGATCACCTTCGGCCACTACCCGGAGACGATGCAGAAGCTGGTGGGGTCGAGGCTGCCGACCTTCACGCCGGAGCAGAGCAAGCTGGTGCAGGGCTCGGCGGACATCATCGGGATCAACCACTACACCACCTACTACGTGAAGCACCACGAGAACCTGACGCACATGAGCTACGCCACCGACTGGCAGGCCCAGCTTCTCT TTGATCGCAACGGCGTGCCGATCGGAAAACAG GCGTTCTCGAAATGGCTGTACGTGGTGCCCTGGGGATTCTACAAGGCGGTGATGCACGTGAAGAACAAGTTCAGGGACCCCTTGATCCTCATCGGCGAGAACGGCATCGACCAGTCCGGCAGCGACACGCTGCCGCACGCGCTCTACGACACCTTCAGGATCGACTACTTCGACCAGTACCTCCACGAGCTGAAGCGCGCCATCGCCGACGGCGCCAGGGTGACGGGCTACTTCGCGTGGTCGCTGCTGGACAACTTCGAGTGGCGGATGGGCTTCACCTCCAAGTTCGGGCTCGTCTACGTCGACCGGAAGACCTTCACCCGGTACCCCAAGGACTCCACGCGCTGGTTCCGGAAGGTGATCAAGAGCGAGGAGTACTGA